The DNA window ACGTCGGCGATGTCCCCGCGCACCGGCTCCACCACGCCCAGCCCGGGTGGCAGCGGCACCTCCAGGTCGACCTGCCACTCCTGCCGGGATTGCAGCTCCACCTCCCAGACCAGCTCGTCGCCCTCCACCCGGTCCGGGGGCAGTGAGGAGCGCACGTCGGCGCGGGCCTGGAAGCCGTTCCGCTCGTACCGAAAGGACAGCGCCGCGCCGTCGACGCCGTGCCGGCGGACGATGTCGGCCGACCGGTCGCGTACGCCGGACTTGACCTCGAACAGGTCGGCGAAGTCGGCGGCGACGGCGAGCCGCAGCTCGATCCGCACCGGTTCGGTGCGGTACGAGAGCAACTCGATTCGCTCGTGGAAGCCCTCCCCGACGTAGCGCAGACGGCGCGCGCCGACGGAGTCCGGCGGCAGACCGGGCAGCTCGGGATTGGTGAGTACGAACTGCGCGGAGTAGTGGTCGACGGTCTCCGAGCGCAGCGCCAGAAGCCGGCCGCCGTTGACGGTGAGCAGCCAGCCGCTGAGCAGGCGGGTGTCGAGATGGACCAGCCCGCCGATGCTGCCCGGCGGCACGTCCCCGCACCGGTCCGAGTACAGGAACGTCGGCCCGCTGAGCACCGCGATCGAGTCGGGACCCAGTTCCGGCGGGACGGCTCGCTGGTCGCCGGGCTCGGCGGCGGTGACCACTCCGGGCGTCGCGTCGGCGGGAGTCGGGCGGACGACGGCCATGCTCCCCACCGTAGGAACGGCGGTCACCGAGCGTCATCACCCGCTCCGGGTGAAAGCTCCATCTGCGGCCGCCCGTATGGGCAACTGTCACGATGCCGGGCAGCTGACCCGACGCGAGGCGACCGGACCGGTGGCGGCCGCCGTTCGGGCGGCCGTCGCCGCGCCGTCAACCCTGAGGCGGCTCCGGCGCGGTGATCGCCCAGCGCTCGTGGTCCCGCCAGGCGCCGTCGATGAACAGGTAGTCCGGCGAGAATCCCTCCCGCCGGAACCCGAGCCGCCGGGCCAGCTTCTTCGACGGCTCGTTGCCGGGCTGGATGTTCGCCTCCAGCCGGTGCAGCCCCAGCGCGGTGAACGCGTGCTCGACGACCAGCCGGACCCCGGCCGAGGTGTGCCCGGTGCCCGCGTACGGCAGGAAGGCGGCGTAGCCCAGGTAGCCGCCGCGCAGCGCGCCCAGCACGATGCCGCTGATGTTCGCGTACCCGGCGATCGCGCCGGTGGCCCGGTCGCAGAGCAGGTACCCGGAGCTGTTCCGCGCCCGGATCTTGCGCAGGTAGGCGGCGTACTGCTCGGCGTCGTCGGGCGCGGCGAGCCACGGGTGGTGCAGGTCACGGCTGCGCCGGGCGGCGGCGACGAACTCCGGCTCGTCGGTGGGACGGGGACGGCGGATCGCGACGCGGCCGTCGCTGCGCAGGTACCTCACGGTGATCCACTCTCGGTCACGCGCCCGCCCGCTGTCCAACCGGGGTCGCGCCGCCCGCCGGGGTGCCCTAGCGTGGCACCCGAGGACGGGAGGTCGATCATGAGGACTGCGCCACTCGGCACGGTGCTGGTTTCCGCTTCGCCGCTGGGCGGCCCGGTGTCCTGACCTGACCGGCGCGGCTCCGCCGGCGGCTCCCGGTCGCCCCCGCGGTGTCAGACGCGCCGAGCTGGAGTCGTCGAAGCCCGACGCACCCGGTGCTCCCCACCGGGCCCGACACCACCACCCTCGCCGCGAAGCGATGCGGTGATCCGCCCTGCGCGGGTCCCGACGTCCCGGCGTGCCCGCACGCCACCACATCGCTTCCGAGGGAGTTCCTCGTGTTTCCGGACAACCCGTCCGGGTGCCGCGTCGCACCCGGACCGCATACCCCTGCCCGGTGGCCGGCATGACGGCCATCCGTTCCGCCGACCGGCTCGGCCCCGACTTCCGGCGGCTCTGGACCGCCTCCGCCGTCTCCAACCTCGGTGACGGCGTCACCCTGGTGGCCGCGCCGCTGCTGGTCGCCTCGCTCACCCCGGATCCGGTGGCGGTGGCCGCCGCGGCGCTCGCCCCGCAACTGCCGTGGCTGCTCCTCGCCCTGGTCAGCGGGGCGCTCGTGGACCGGCTCGACCGCCGCCGGCTGCTCGTCGCGGTCAACCTGAGTCGGGCCCTGGTGCTGGCCGCGCTGGCCGGGGCCGTGCTCACCGGGGTGGCCACGGTGCCCCTGATCTGCCTCGCGTTCTTCCTCACCGGCGTCGGCGAGACCCTGGCCGACACCGCGGCCGGGGCGCTGCTGCCGTCGGTGGTGCCCGCCGACCGCCTGGAGCAGGCCAACAGTCGGCTGTCCGCCACGTTCGTGATCGGCAACCAGTTCGTGGCCAAGCCGCTCGGGGCGTACCTCTTCGTGTGCGCGGCGGCACTGCCGTTCGGGGTCGACGCGGCCACCTTCGGGCTGGCCGCGCTGCTGCTGGCCCTGCTGCGCTGGCGACCCGTCCCGTCCCCGGCGCCGCGGGCGCCCGCTGCGGCGCGCCGGTCGCTGCGGGCCGACGTGCGGGAAGGCATCCGCGCGCTCTGGGCCGTGCCGGTGCTGCGCACCCTGGCCGGCTGCATCGCCGTCATGAACATCGCCTTCTGCGCCGCGTTCGCCGCCTTCGTGCTCTACGCCCGCCAGCGGCTCGGCCTCGCCGAGGTCGGGTACGGGCTGCTGCTGACCGCCTCGGCGCTCGGCGGGCTGGCCGGCAGCGCGCTGGCCACCCGGCTGCGGGCCCGGTTCGGCACGCCCGCGCTGCTGCGGGCCGGGCTGCTGATCGAGATCGGGCTTCAGCTCGTCCTGGCCGGCACCCGGAATCCGGCGGTCGCCGGCGTGGCGCTGGCCGTGTGGGGCGGGCACGCCATGGTCTGGGGCGTGCTGGTCGTGTCGCTGCGGCAGCGCCTCGTGCCGGACCGGCTGCGCGGCCGGGTGACCAGCGTCTACGCCCTGGCCGACCTGGGTGGGGCGGCGCTGGGTACCACCGCGGGCGGCGTCCTGGCGCGGGCGACCGGGAGCATCCTGGCACCGTTCTGGCTGGCCGCGGCGGCGCTCGCGGTGCTCACCGTGCTGGTGTGGCGCCGGCTGGGCGACACCGGGCGCTGATCCGCCCGGCACCGGTGGGGAGGCCGCCCGGTCTCCCCACCGGCATCCCCCAACCGCCTCCTCTCGGTCACCTCGGCGTCACGTCGGTGTCGCCGCGCCGACCGATGCCTCCAGCAGGTTGGGGTCACGCCGGAGCGGCCGGCCGACCAGCGGAGGACCAGCAGTGGCACACGACGAGGCGACACCGCCGCGCCGCGGCCGGATCGTCATGCTCGTCGACAACAAGGTCGAGGGCGACTCCCGGGTGCAGAAGATCGCCCGGTCCGCCGCCGAGGCCGGGTGGGACGTCACCCTGCTCGGCCGCTCCCCGGACGGCACCGAGCGGACCTGGCGGCTGGGCGCCGCCGAGGTGCGGCTGCTGCCGGTCCCGGAGCCGCTGCACCGGCGCCGGCACGAGTTCCGCCGCTCGCTGCGCTGGCCGCTGGCGTACCGGTCGGGGGGCGTCGCCGAGCACCGGGCCCAGTGGGTCCGGGCCTGGCGGGCCGACCTGGCCGTCCGCGGCGCCCTGGTGGCGCGGCGGGCCGCCGACGGCGAACTGGCCGGCGCCCGGCTGGGCCGGGCGCGGAGCGCGCTGCGCCGGCGGGAGGTCGCCGCCCGGCTGCTCGACCGCTGGGTGTGGCTGCGCACGAAGATGATGAACCGGGTCCGGTACGGCCGCCGCTTCCGCGGCCCGTGGGACCGGGCCTACACGCTGTTCTGGCAGCTCGTCCAGGGTGACCGGGCGTGGCGGCGGCTGGAGCCGGGGCTCTGGGACTACGAGCTGGCGTACGGCCCCGAGGTGGATCGGCTGCGCCCGGACCTGATCCACGCGCACGACTTCCGCATGCTCGGCGTCGGCGCCCGCGCCAAGATCCGGGCCGCCGGGCAGAGCCGCCGGATCGCACTGGTCTGGGACGCCCACGAGTTCCTCCCCGGGATCAAGCCGTGGCGGGACCACGCCCGCTGGCTGCCCGCCCACCGGGCCCACGAGCGGGAGTACGCCCCGTACGCCGACGCGGTGCTCACCGTCTCGGCGGACCTGGCCGAGCTGTTGCGCCGCGAGCACCGGCTCGCCGAGGCGCCGGGCGTGCTGCTCAACGCCCCCGCCGACGAGCACCGCCCGGCCGACGACGCGCCGCCGCCGGACCTGCGGGCCGAGTGCGGGATCGCCCCCGAGGTGCCGCTGCTGGTCTACAGCGGCGCGGCGGCCCCGCAGCGCGGGCTGGACACCCTGGTCGAGGCGTTACCGCGGCTGCCGGGCGTGCACCTCGCACTGGTGGTGAACCCGGCGCTGCGGTACGTCGAGCGGCTCGCCGGACGGGCCGCCCGGCTCGGCGCCGCCGACCGGCTGCACGTGCTGCCGTACGTGCCGCACTGGCAGGTGGTGCCGTTCCTGTCCGGCGCCGACGTCGGCGTGATCCCGATCCACCGCTGGCCCAACCACGAGATCGCCCTGATCACCAAGTTCTTCGAGTACGCGCACGCGCGGCTGCCGGTGGTGGTCAGCGACGTGCGGACCATGGCGGCGACGGTGCGGGAGACCGGCCAGGGCGAGGTCTTCCGGGCCGGCGACGTCGACGACCTCGTCCGCGCGGTGACCGCCGTGCTGGCCGACCCCGCCCGGCACCGCGCCGCGTACGACCGGCCGGGCCTGCTCGCCGCCTGGACCTGGTCGGCGCAGGCCGAGGTGCTGGAGGCGGCGTACCGCCGGCTGCTGCCCGACGCCCCGCCCCCGCCCGACACGGACCCGTCCGCATCGTCGACTTCCCGAGGAGCGCTCCGGTGCCCACCCCAGACGTGAGCGTCGTCATCCCGGTCTACAACACCCGGCCCTACCTGCGGGCCTGCCTAGACTCGCTGCTGCGCCAGACGATCGGCCGCGACCGCCTGGAGATCGTGGCGGTGGACGACGGCTCCACCGACGGCAGCGGCCGGCTGCTGGACCGGCTCGCCGCCCGCCACCCCGGCACCGTGACGGTGCTCCACCAGGCCAACTCCGGCGGCCCGGCCGCACCCTGCAACCGCGGCCTGGAGGTGGCGACCGGCCGGTACGTCTTCTTCCTCGGCTCCGACGACCACCTCGGCCCCGAGGCCCTGGAGCGGCTGGTCGCCGCCGCCGACCGGTACGGCTCGGACGTGGTCCTCGGCAAGGTGGTCGGGGTGAACGGCCGGCACGTCTTCTCCGACGTCTTCGCCGCCGGCAACGCGGTCGACGTGAGCCTGTTCGACTCCGCGCTGCCCTGGTCGCTGGCGAACACCAAGCTGTTCCGCCGGGACCTCGTGGACCGGCTCGGGCTGCGCTTCCCCGAGGACATGCCGGTGCTCAGCGACCAGCCGTTCACGCTGGCCGCCTGCTACCACGCCCGGCGGATCTCGGTGCTCGCCGACTACGACTACTACCACGCGGTGCGCCGCCTGGACGCCCGCAACATCACCTACCACAGCCGCGTCGACCAGCGCCTGGTCAGCGTGGAGCGGCTGTTCGCCTTCGTGGCCGGGCTGATCCCGGCCGGGCCGCGGCGGGACGCGGTGCTGCGCCGGCACGTCGGGCTGGAGCTGGCCAACCTGGTCGGCGACGACTTCCGCCGCCTGGACCGCGCCGCGCAGGAGCGGGTGCACGCGGCGGTGCGCCGCCTCGTCGAGCGGTACGTCACCGACGGGCTCCGCGACCGCCTCGACATCGAGGCCCGCCTGCGGCTGGGCGCGGTGACCGCCGGGGGCGTCGACGAGCTGCTGGCGATCATCGACCAGGACGCCGAGCGGGGCGTCCCGGCCACGGTGGTGGCCGACGGCCGCTGGCACGCCGGCTACCCGGGCGCGCCGGCCGACTGGACCGACGTCACCGAGGTACGCGCCGACTGGCTGGCCCGGCTGGACACCGTGACGGTGAGCTGGACGGACGGCCACACGCTCGCGGTGACCACGCGCAGCCCGTACCCCCGCTTCGCCGCGGAGGCGGGGCCGGTGCGGCTGGTGGCCGGCCCGGTCACCGGCACCACCCTGCTGGACGCCACCGACCCGACCGGCCGGACGGTGCGGACCGACTTCCCGGTCGAGCGGCTCCTGGCCGGCAGCGCGGCCAGCGGCCAGCGCCACCCGGTGCGCGCGGAGGTCGACGGGGGCCACGGCCGGGGCAGCGCCCCGGTCCGCGCGCCCCGGCTCGCCGCCGGCCGCCCCCGGCTACTGCGCCAGGGCGCCCGCCTGTACGGGATCGCCGCGACCGTCGACCCGCGCAACGGCCAGCTCGTGCTGTCGGTGGTGCCGGTGACCGCCGGGCAGCTGGTCAGCCGCCTGCGCCGGCGGTGGCGGCGGACCGCGCCGGCCGCCGCCCGCCCGGTGCCGTCGCCGGCGCGGCCGGCGGGCGCCCCGGCGCCGCTCCACCCGACGAACCACGCCGAGCCGGCCCCCAGCCAGGTGGGTCAGCTCACCGTCGCGTCCTGAGCCGCGGACCCGGTCGCTCGCGGCGGCCTCAGAGCGGGCGGGGGTGCGGCTGGTCGAGGGCCATGGGCACCCGGAGGTAGGTGGTGCCGCGCAGGTCCAGCCAGGCCTGGTCGGGGGCGCGGACCAGGCGCAGCATCACCTCGGTGCACGCCGGGCAGCGTCCGATCAGCCCGGGCGCGTGCGAGTAGACGTGCAGCCCCGCCACGGGGCCGGTCGTGCCGCAGTGGTCGCAGCGCCCGATGGCGGAGCTCAGGTCGACCGCGAAGATGTCGCGCAGCGGCCCGTCGAGCATGTTGCCGTCCAGGTAGGACATGTCGGTCATGCGCTCTCCTCGGGTGGTCAGCCGGTCGGGCCGAACCGCTCGGTCTTCACCCGCCGGGTCGGATGGCCCAGCCCGACCAGCAGGTCCGCCACGGTCTCCACGAAGCCGGTGGGGCCGCAGACGTAGCAGAGCGGCTCCAGATCGGGCGGCCAGCCGTGGGTGTTCACATCGGCCAGGCCGATCCGGTGCGGCTCCCCCCGCCAGCCCTCCGGCGCCGCCCGGGTGTAGACGTACGCGACGTCGAGGCCCTGGTCCTCCCGGGTGCGGCGGCGCAACTCGTCGGCGTAGATGACGTCGTCGGGGGTGCGCACCGAGTAGATGAGCCGGAACGGCGCCCGGCTGCCGGCGGCCCGCCGGGCCCGGACCATCGCCATCAGCGGCACCACCCCGGAGCCGCCGGCGACCAGCAGCACCGGCGCGGTCTCGTCGGTGCGCCAGACGAACCAGCCGCCGACCGGCCCGCGCACCTCCACCGGGTCGCCCTCGGCGTAGGTGTCGGTGAGGTACGGCGACACCTCCCCGTCGGGTACCCGCTGCACGGTCACCGCGATCCGCTCCCCCTCGGCCGGCCCGGCCAGGGAGTACGAGCGGGCCGCCTGGTAGCCGTCGGCGGCGGTGAGCCGGATGTCGAGGTGCTGCCCGGGCTCGTGCCCCGGCCAGCCGGGCACGTCCAGCACCAGGGTCTGCGCGCTCGGTGTCTCGACCCGCCGCTCCACCAGCCGGGCGACCCGCCAGGTCAGGGGGGCGACCATCCGGGCGCCGGTCGTCGGGGCGGCCACCTCAGTCGCCCTGGTAGCGCTGCTCGCGCCACGGGTCGCCGTAGTCGTGGTAGCCGGCGGTCTCCCAGAAGCCCGGCTGGTCGTCGACGAACAGCCGGACCCCGCGCACCCACTTGGCCGACTTCCAGAAGTAGAGGTGCGGCACGAGCAGCCGGGCCGGGCCGCCGTGCTCGGCCGGCAGCGGGCCGCCCTCGTAGGTGTGGACCACCCAGGCCCGGCCGCCCCGCAGGTCGTCCAGCGGCAGGTTCGTGGTGTAGCCGCCGTACGAGTGGGCCAGCGCGTACCGGGCGGTGGTGTCGACGCCGTCGAGCAGGGTGTCCAGCGAGACCCCCTGCCAGTCGGTGCCCAGCTTCGACCAGCGGGTGACGCAGTGGATGTCCACGTGCGGCGTCTCCTGCGGCAGGCCCATCAGCTCGTCCCAGGACCAGCGGTACTCGGCGCCCGTCTCCGTGGTGAGCACGAACTCCCAGGTGTCCAGGGGCACCCGGGGCGTCGGCCCGGCGGAGAGCACCGGGAAGTCCTCGGTGAGGTACTGGCCCGGCGGCAGGGCCGGTTCTGCCGTACGGGGCCGGCCCTGAAAGCCTGGCGAGACGATTCCCACGCGTCAGTCGTACCACCTGGGGCGGGTCGGCACCACGGGTTCGGCCGGGAGCCGCCGCGCCGGGTGACCGGCGCGGCGGCCGGGATCAGCGCCGCTCGGCGACCACGGCCTCCTCGCCCGTGGCGCGGTCGCGGGTGGCCCGCAGGCTGGTCAGCGTCACGATCACCAGGATGCCGATGATGACGCCGAGCGAGGCCAGGGTGGGGATCTGCGGCACCCCGGGCCAGATGCCGTGCGCCCAATGCAGGCCCAGCTTGAGGCCAATGAAGGCCAGGATGGCGGCCAGGCCGTAGCTGAGGTGCACGAGGCGGCTCAGGGCGGCGTGCAGGACGAAGTAGAGCGCCCGCAGGCCGAGCAGGGCGAAGGCGTTGGTGGCGAAGACCAGGTAGGGGTCCTCGGTGATGCCGTAGACGGCGGGCACCGAGTCGACGGCGAAGACCACGTCGGTGGCGAGCACGGCCACCACCACGAGGGCGAACGGGGTGAGCGCCCGCCGGCCGTCCCGCCGGACGGTCATCTTCGGACCGTGGTACTCGTCGACCACCGGCATGACCTTGCGGAGCAGCCGGACCGACCGCATCTTGTCGATGTCGACCTCCTGCTCGTGCCCGGTGAGGGCGTCGCGCAGCAGCTTGACCGCGGTGGCGACCAGGATGAGCGCGAAGAGCAGGAAGGCGAAGTCGAGGGTCTGCAGGGCGGCGGCGCCCAGGGCGATGAAGATCGCGCGCAGCACCAGCGCGCCGGCGATGCCGTAGAGCAGCACCCGCTGGGCCAGCACGGCGGGCACCGCGAACGCGGCCAGCAGCAGCATGAAGACGAAGAGGTTGTCGACCGAGAGCGACTTCTCCACCAGGTAACCGGTGAGATACTGGACGCCCTGCTCCGAGCCGTAGCGACCCCACACCCAGGCGCCGAAGGCCAGCGGCAGGGCGACGTAGAAGGCCGACCAGCCCAGCGCCTCCTTCAGGGAGACCTCGTGCGGCTTCCGGGTGACCAGGAAGTCCAGCACCAGCAGCGCGAGCACGCCGGCGATGGTCACCGCCCACAGGGTGGGGGTGCCCACCGACGACAACTCGGCGGCTGACAGGTACGACAACTCGGTCATGGAGCCTCCTCGAACACGGTGCCATGTCCGAGGTCTCCTTCACCCACCGATCGTGGGCAACCACCCGAGGCGGACCCGGGGCCCGCCGTACTGACCGGAATGGTTCGTGGGAAGTACTCCCCTCGCGGCTCCAAGGTTAGGGCAACCTCAACCCGCGCGCCAAGTCTCGACGCGGATGATTGCCCTGGTCAACCGCTGTGCGGGGCGGTCGGGCGTGGTGCCCCGCCGGCCGGGGCCCTATGGTGGCGCGATGAGCAGTCAGGGGCCGCTGACCGGCGTACGGGTGATCGAGCTGGCCGGTATCGGCCCCGGGCCGTTCGCCGCCATGATGCTCGCCGACCTCGGCGCGGACGTGGTGCGGGTGGACCGGATCGGCGGCGGCGGCTTCGGCGACGTCCCGGGCGACCTGCTGAACCGCAACCGCCGGTCGGTCGCCGTCGACCTCAAGACGCCCGAGGGACGCGAGGTGGTGCTGGCCCTGGTCGCCGGGGCGGACGCGCTGATCGAGGGCTTCCGGCCCGGGGTCACCGAGCGGCTCGGCCTCGGCCCGGACGACTGCCGCGCCGCGAACCCCCGCCTGGTGTACGGGCGGATGACCGGCTGGGGGCAGGACGGCCCGCTCGCCCACACGGCCGGCCACGACATCGACTACCTGGCGCTGACCGGCGCGCTGCACGGCGTCGGCCGGGCCGGCGAACGCCCGGTGCCGCCCATGAACCTGCTCGGCGACTTCGGCGGCGGCGGGATGATGCTGGCCCTCGGCGTCGTGGCGGCGCTGTACGCGGTCCGCGCCGGCGCCCCCGGCCAGGTGGTCGACGCGGCCATCGTGGACGGCGTGTCGGTGCTGTCCACCCAGATCCACGCGCTGCGCCGCGCCGGCATGTGGCAGGACCCGCGCGGGGTGAACCTGCTCGACGGCGGCGCGCCCTTCTACGACACCTACGAGTGCGCCGACGGGCGGCACCTCGCGGTCGGCGCCCTGGAGCCGCGGTTCTACGACGAGCTGGTCCGGCTCACCGGTTTCCCGCTCGACGGCGACGAGGCCCCGGACCGGTACGACCCGGCGAACTGGCCGGCGCTGCGGGCGGCCTGGGCCCGGCTGTTCCGCACGCGCACCCGGGACGAGTGGGCCGCGCTGCTGGCCGGCTCGGACGCCTGCGTGGCGCCGGTGCTCGACTGGGCCGAGGCCCCGGAGCACCCGCACCTGGCCGCCCGGGAGGTCTTCGTCGCGCCCGACGGGGTTCCCCAGCCGGCCCCCGCGCCGCGCTTCTCGGCCACCCCCACCTCGGTACGCCGGCCGCCGCCGCGGCCCGGTGAGCACACCGACGAACTGCTGGCCGAGGCCGGGCTCGACACCGCCCGGATCGCCGCCCTGCGCGCCGCCGGAACGGTCGCCTGACGGCCGGCCGGGTCAGCGGCGGGTGGCGCCGGGCGCCAGGGCGGGTTCCACCATGTCCCGGTAGTCGCGGGGCATCTGGACCACGACGTCGTCGAACTCCCCGCCGGTGACCGCCTCGCGCAGGGTGACGAACACCGCGCACACCGCCTCCCGGGCGAGGTTGCCGTCCACCCCGGCGCGCCGGCTCACCCGGGCCACGAACTCGGCCGCGCCGAACCGGTCCGCCGCCTCGGTGGCCGGGTGCGGTTTGAGCACCCGTTGCAGCTCCTTCGGCAGCTGTGCGGCGAGGTCCAGCACCTCGCCCCCGGTCAGCCGCTCGGTCAGCGTCTCCAGCGTGGCCCGCGTCAGCTCGGCGGCCCGCTCCGGCGCCGTCCGGGCCCGTTCGGACACCCGGTCGACGAAGGTCTCGTAATCCATCGGTGTACCCCCTCAGGGCTGCTCACGCGCCCCGGGCGTACCCGCCGGGGCGGGTCGGAAACGGTCGCATTTTCCGCGCCGGAGGGCGCGTGACCGGCCCGGTGCCGGGTAACCGCCGCCGGTCGTGACCGCAACTACAGGCGCGAGGAGCCCCACCCATGGCGAGTTACACCGACGTCCTCGAGTATCTGTCCGCGCTGGACTACCCGGCCGGCAAGGACGACGTCATCCAGGAGGCCGAACGGGAGGGTGCGCCGCCGGAGGTGTTGAAGGCGCTGCGGGCGCTGCCGCCGGTGGACTACGCCAACGGCACCGAGGTGGCCCGCTCGGCGGGCATCGACGCCGCCCCCGAGGTGGGCCGCTCCCAGCGCGCCGCGCAGGCCCGGGAGCCGCACACGCGGGTTTCGCAGCACCTGCGCGGCATCTGACCCCGTCCGGTGCCCCGCCCGACGGCCGAGCGGGTCCACGAGCACGTCCCGGCGGCGGTCCAGCTCGTGGTGATCGCGTTGGTCGGCGTCTTCGCCGCCGCTGCCGCCGCCGTCATGCTCACGCCGGCCCTCGCTCCGCTCGTCGGCTGGGACGGCGCCGCGTTGAGCTGGCTCGTCCTCCAGTGGGGGCGGCTGTCCCGGCTGGACGCGGTCCGGACCGCGCGGTTGGCGAAACTGGAGGACCCCAACCGGGCGACGCGCGACGCCCTGCTGCTGGCCGCCTGCCTGGCCAGCCTGCTGGCGGTCGGCCTGGTGCTGACCACCGCGCACAACGTCCCGCCCGGACTGCCGCGGGACCTCTACGGGGGGCTCGGTGTGCTGAGCATCGTGGTCTCCTGGTTCGTCGTACACACCGTCTTCACCACCCGGTACGCCCGGCTGTACTACAGCGGCGAGCCGGGCGGGATCGACTTCCACCAGACCGAGCCGCCCTGCTTCTCCGATTTCGCGTACGTCGGCTTCACGGTCGGCGCGACCTTCCAGGTCTCCGACACCGACCTGTGCAGCTCCGAGATGCGCCGTACGGCGCTGCGGCACCTGCTGCTGTCCTACCTGTTCGGCGCGGTCATCATCGCCGCCACGGTGAACCTGCTCGCCAGCCTCGCCCAGTGACCGCCCCCTCAAGCAGGCGGGCGCCCCGGGTCACGAACCGCGACCTGGGGCGCCACGCAGCACCTGTCCCCGCCGGTCCGCGCCCGAACCGGGTCGCGACCGACAGGCGGTGGATGTTCGCCCGAACCGGGCGGGCATCGCTGCCACGATCATCATACGACAGGGCATCAGCCGAACGGGTGAGTATCGCGTTATTGTGGCCCGCGGCACGTCCCGCTCCCGACGACTCCAGCTCGGCGCGTCATCCGCCGCGCCGCGACCGGGAACCGTCGGCCGTCACCTCGGCGTACCGCTTCTCCAGATCCACCCGGGCCAGCGCCCCGACCAGCCAGGCCAGGCGCTCCGACTCGCCGCTCCCGGCCAGCCCGGCCAGGTCGTCGGCGGAGCGGCCCAGCCCCAGCCGGCGGGCCGCCGCGAGCGCCCGCCGGTCGGCCACCGGCGCCACCTCGCGCCACACCGCCTGCACCTCCCGCAGGAACAGGTCCGCGACCTCGTCGTCCACACCGGGCAGCGCGGTCAGCAACCGCCGCTCCCGGCCCGCATCCTGGTGCGCCTCGGTGCGCAACCGGCGCAGGTCCCCCCGGTACGCGTCGACTAGGTTCTGCGCCAGGTCACCGAGCGTGGCGCTTAGCGCGTCCACGTCACCGCGCTGCCCCGCGGCACGCAGCACGCGGACCCGGTCGGCGTGCAACGAACGGGCCAGCCGGGCGGCGCTGTCCCAGCCGGCGTCCCGCAGCCCCGTCGCCGCGTCGATCGCCTTGTGGAAGTCGCCCCGCCGGGCGAGCAGAACGGACAGGTAGAGCACCTGGAACAGCTGGGACGGGTTGTTCGTGACCCGGAACCCGTACCGTTCGGCGAACCCCCGCCCGTCCCCGGCGAGCCGGCGGACCAGCCGCTTCTTGTCCTCGACACTGGAAATCGCACTGGTGGTGGGCATGCCCGCCGTCTACCCGGGGCGGGCC is part of the Micromonospora halotolerans genome and encodes:
- a CDS encoding TerC family protein; translated protein: MTELSYLSAAELSSVGTPTLWAVTIAGVLALLVLDFLVTRKPHEVSLKEALGWSAFYVALPLAFGAWVWGRYGSEQGVQYLTGYLVEKSLSVDNLFVFMLLLAAFAVPAVLAQRVLLYGIAGALVLRAIFIALGAAALQTLDFAFLLFALILVATAVKLLRDALTGHEQEVDIDKMRSVRLLRKVMPVVDEYHGPKMTVRRDGRRALTPFALVVVAVLATDVVFAVDSVPAVYGITEDPYLVFATNAFALLGLRALYFVLHAALSRLVHLSYGLAAILAFIGLKLGLHWAHGIWPGVPQIPTLASLGVIIGILVIVTLTSLRATRDRATGEEAVVAERR
- a CDS encoding DUF2795 domain-containing protein, with protein sequence MASYTDVLEYLSALDYPAGKDDVIQEAEREGAPPEVLKALRALPPVDYANGTEVARSAGIDAAPEVGRSQRAAQAREPHTRVSQHLRGI
- a CDS encoding DUF1345 domain-containing protein, producing the protein MPRPTAERVHEHVPAAVQLVVIALVGVFAAAAAAVMLTPALAPLVGWDGAALSWLVLQWGRLSRLDAVRTARLAKLEDPNRATRDALLLAACLASLLAVGLVLTTAHNVPPGLPRDLYGGLGVLSIVVSWFVVHTVFTTRYARLYYSGEPGGIDFHQTEPPCFSDFAYVGFTVGATFQVSDTDLCSSEMRRTALRHLLLSYLFGAVIIAATVNLLASLAQ
- a CDS encoding CaiB/BaiF CoA transferase family protein, with the translated sequence MSSQGPLTGVRVIELAGIGPGPFAAMMLADLGADVVRVDRIGGGGFGDVPGDLLNRNRRSVAVDLKTPEGREVVLALVAGADALIEGFRPGVTERLGLGPDDCRAANPRLVYGRMTGWGQDGPLAHTAGHDIDYLALTGALHGVGRAGERPVPPMNLLGDFGGGGMMLALGVVAALYAVRAGAPGQVVDAAIVDGVSVLSTQIHALRRAGMWQDPRGVNLLDGGAPFYDTYECADGRHLAVGALEPRFYDELVRLTGFPLDGDEAPDRYDPANWPALRAAWARLFRTRTRDEWAALLAGSDACVAPVLDWAEAPEHPHLAAREVFVAPDGVPQPAPAPRFSATPTSVRRPPPRPGEHTDELLAEAGLDTARIAALRAAGTVA
- a CDS encoding DUF2267 domain-containing protein; amino-acid sequence: MDYETFVDRVSERARTAPERAAELTRATLETLTERLTGGEVLDLAAQLPKELQRVLKPHPATEAADRFGAAEFVARVSRRAGVDGNLAREAVCAVFVTLREAVTGGEFDDVVVQMPRDYRDMVEPALAPGATRR